A region of Pseudopipra pipra isolate bDixPip1 chromosome 10, bDixPip1.hap1, whole genome shotgun sequence DNA encodes the following proteins:
- the SAMD7 gene encoding sterile alpha motif domain-containing protein 7: MTPREHMRKMSILGEQGALEEKHLYRLASGMAAGELRQRQEMLMRNQLMAVNPQLMAPGQQRVQAIPAQFEPRLVDRDLLPSTEMMASADPRQIHISSHLGPTVPQHPNVPNILANRVYPGPGYSFLQPESMEAVARRQELAQKQNIARMEMEMSAIFQQKEMEKAHRKGLLGLEAPFLYHGMPASPIAFRGRHRLPEGHLPSDLYVHRTTLDEIHGNTMLMATSPYPPVATLQRERGRRPGRRAGNHKSADCSANGTKNQAEDKPTDSASAAVDDEKEDKKEIEVEAPNKHEQSKNQTEPSAVAKNCKEFEQGLRKNCATHEISTETNSCSNTNEKEANSSCAAFDDKYMYPSAIPFSALPYGFPVPNNPLLPSGAHGLILNGEDISSIEDIRKWTVDDVHNFISSLPGCSDYAQIFKDHAIDGETLPLLTEEHLLDTMGLKLGPALKIRSQVSRRLGNVFYMMNLPLPVPLPPAAGKPSEQPSDMASPLHCNSSGDTLDSPCSQDPETSQAVEQIVSESRENPCDTAGSQADFQMIAFQKS; encoded by the exons ATGACTCCTCGGGAGCACATGAGGAAGATGTCTATCCTGGGGGAACAAGGAGCACTGGAAGAGAAGCACCTGTACCGATTAGCAAGTGGAATGGCAGCAGGAG AGCTGCGGCAGCGGCAGGAGATGCTCATGAGGAATCAGCTGATGGCAGTGAACCCCCAGCTGATGGCCCCGGGCCAGCAGAGGGTGCAGGCGATCCCCGCCCAGTTTGAGCCGCGCCTGGTCGACAG aGACCTGTTACCTTCCACTGAAATGATGGCCTCGGCTGATCCCAGACAAATCCACATATCCTCCCACCTCGGACCCACCGTCCCGCAGCACCCAAACGTGCCAAACATATTGGCCAACCGAGTTTACCCAGGCCCAG GATACAGCTTTCTACAACCAGAATCCATGGAAGCTGTGGCCAGAAGACAGGAACTGGCTCAAAAACAAAATATTGCCAG AATGGAGATGGAGATGAGTGCTatttttcagcagaaggaaatggAGAAAGCCCATCGGAAAGGACTGCTGGGCCTGGAAGCACCTTTCCTTTACCATGGGATGCCAGCAAGTCCCATTGCTTTCCGTGGCAGGCACAGGCTACCTGAGGGCCACCTTCCCAGTGACTTGTACGTTCATCGCACCACCCTGGATGAAATCCATGGGAACACCATGCTCATGGCAACCAGCCCGTACCCGCCGGTGGCCACGCTCCAAAGGGAGAGGGGACGTCGGCCAGGGAGAAGAGCTGGAAACCACAAAAGTGCCGACTGCAGTGCCAATGGCACGAAGAACCAGGCTGAGGACAAACCCACGGACTCTGCCTCAGCTGCAGTGGATGATgagaaagaagacaagaaagaaaTAGAGGTGGAGGCACCAAACAAACACGAGCAAAGCAAAAACCAGACTGAGCCATCTGCAGTTGCCAAAAACTGTAAAGAGTTTGAGCAAGGCTTGAGAAAGAACTGTGCTACTCATGAAATTTCTACTGAAACCAACAGCTGCAGCAACACAAATGAGAAGGAAGCCAATagctcctgtgctgcttttgatgACAAATACATGTACCCTTCTGCAATCCCATTCTCAGCATTACCATATGGATTTCCAGTACCCAACAACCCATTGCTACCTTCAG GAGCACATGGCCTGATCCTGAATGGAGAAGACATTTCCTCCATCGAAGACATTCGCAAGTGGACTGTTGATGACGTGCACAACTTCATCTCCAGcctcccaggctgctcagaTTATGCCCAG ATATTTAAAGACCATGCTATTGATGGAGAAACCCTCCCACTGCTAACAGAGGAACATCTCCTGGATACAATGGGATTAAAACTCGGACCAGCATTAAAAATCCGCTCTCAG GTGTCCCGACGCCTGGGAAACGTGTTCTACATGATGAATCTCCCTCTGCCGGTGCCCCTGCCCCCTGCTGCCGGGAAACCCTCGGAGCAGCCCTCTGACATGGCCTCCCCTCTGCACTGCAACAGCAGCGGGGACACGCTGGACAGTCCCTGCTCTCAGGACCCAGAAACTTCCCAAGCAGTGGAACAGATCGTTTCAGAAAGCAGGGAAAATCCCTGTGACACAGCTGGGTCTCAGGCTGACTTCCAGATGATTGCTTTCCAGAAAAGTTGA